From Amia ocellicauda isolate fAmiCal2 chromosome 12, fAmiCal2.hap1, whole genome shotgun sequence, a single genomic window includes:
- the fam184b gene encoding protein FAM184B, whose protein sequence is MASGSSKAASQPPPPPVGAPCNGTAAAEPPGTVEQELYDYQMHTKMCKKIAQLTKVIYSLNTKSEEHEAELQGLHEAHSEELQRLVEENREAAQRHQSHLGEETAELRQRLQAAEEALGRQERLGAEAKAELEALHWETEEQARRAEAEQGERVVALVQEVQELKRELEDKARGLSELAQDREDAEAELRGIRQRCQGLQEECIELHRSSQDERERLEEVCQARTQALSEEVEALRAQRASWAEESDRAVRGLRDAHRQDLESLERTLQQSLADALAQRQQQEQERRKALQGALQQKLKRAEGELEVRDRQLGECKRQALKMQERTQDLERQLEDARRRAADAVATMRKSEEELSVAKERLILQENELLNKSEELQTQTSSQSKASAEVEDLRSRAVQLQKRVRELEQRVGGGGGGGKTGDHAQQVRQHVEALSAQKQDLQRSHVEELRRLKRQADEEKTSLKEQLMKGLEEVMKRHAAELKAVQGSLEAERKKIQKDLQTQVEEFKRKMEIERMQLEKEKEELSRRLQESATEVSRLEALVRHGESSTGRGERTAEALEEALGTIAALTEELGQQKQKHCAELSALKKTMEEQEKAGSQADVNCGDKIRLECERLCEGLRTERAGWELSPLGRVQRDKEAELKEINERWQKRLREPQTQLEGQPLECGKDRGHKEEVLSEDRDRDSRKQELEETGKANQSRSLQLESAHPGKQNNSENQEAEERKLRPRDEALRAERHAHQLALRALQERAQEELQAERQRQQAQQKSLLERQKAELTQQHAGWCRQLAQRHMKQIEELQGELKTHTELMALQQDFKQQSQVQAFARQLEETRGELSALRKENAELTEQLDSLSSALELKTQEVQRLQDSEQQQRRSWEEEVLARHCLEAECVNREHRQEIHTIVSDFSSAQTRLQARIAALEAELKEKEEKSKRRESRMEDLHIIGKLQDKLSEREHVIKRLLEERRCHPPAQGTSDAAAVKCYENRPLPGSLTPTLKKKRMEEMPPRVTSVPNLSSYERSFLGCEGAPGARSPQATKSPSFEHGRCVSRMSNPPTPAADPNPGMRSPAEPKFLQQGAEAPDPQRQEWFTKYFSF, encoded by the exons GTGATCTACTCCCTCAACACCAAGAGTGAGGAGCACGAGGCGGAGCTGCAGGGGCTGCATGAGGCCCACAGCGAGGAGCTGCAGCGGCTGGTGGAGGAGAACCGGGAGGCGGCCCAGCGCCACCAGAGCCATCTGGGCGAGGAGACCGCAGAGCTGAGGCAGCGCCTGCAGGCTGCGGAGGAGGCCCTGGGGAGGCAGGAGAGGCTGGGGGCCGAGGCCAAGGCGGAGCTGGAGGCCCTCCACTGGGAGACGGAGGAGCAGGCGAGGAGGGCCGAGGCGGAGCAGGGGGAGCGGGTCGTGGCCCTGGTGCAGGAGGTGCAGGAGCTGAAGCGGGAGCTGGAGGACAAGGCCCGGGGCCTGTCCGAGCTGGCGCAGGACAGGGAGGATGCGGAGGCCGAGCTGCGGGGGATCAGGCAGCGGTGCCAGGGCCTGCAGGAGGAGTGCATTGAGCTTCATAGGAGCAGCCAGGACGAGCGGGAGCGCCTGGAGGAGGTGTGCCAGGCCAGGACACAGGCCCTGAGCGAGGAGGTAGAGGCGCTGAGGGCCCAGAGGGCCAGCTGGGCCGAGGAAAGTGATAGGGCCGTTCGGGGCCTGAGGGATGCCCACCGCCAAGACCTGGAGTCTCTGGAGCGGACACTGCAGCAGAGCCTTGCCGACGCCCTGGCCcagcggcagcagcaggagcaggagcgcAGGAAGGCCCTGCAGGGGGCGCTGCAGCAGAAGCTGAAGAGGGCCGAGGGCGAGCTGGAGGTCCGGGACAGGCAGCTGGGCGAGTGCAAGAGGCAGGCGTTGAAAATGCAGGAGAGGACGCAG GACTTGGAGAGGCAGCTGGAGGACGCCCGCCGCAGAGCCGCAGACGCTGTGGCGACTATGAGGAAATCAGAAGAGGAGCTGTCGGTCGCTAAAGAGAGACTCATACTGCAGGAGAACGAGTTGCTGAACAAATCGG AGGAGCTGCAGACCCAGACGTCGTCCCAGAGCAAAGCCAGCGCCGAGGTGGAGGACCTGCGCAGCCGTGCCGTGCAGCTGCAGAAGCGCGTCCGGGAGCTGGAGCAGCGCgttggcggcggcggcggcggtggCAAGACGGGTGACCACGCGCAGCAGGTCAGACAG CACGTGGAGGCCCTCTCCGCTCAGAAGCAGGACCTACAGAGGAGCCACGTGGAGGAGCTACGGCGGCTGAAGCGGCAGGCGGACGAGGAGAAGACCAGCCTGAAGGAGCAGCTGATGAAGGGGCTGGAGGAGGTGATGAAGAGGCACGCGGCCGAGCTCAAGGCGGTGCAGGGCTCCTTGGAGGCAGAGAGGAAAAAGATACAGAAG GATCTCCAGACGCAGGTGGAAGAGTTCAAGAGAAAGATGGAGATCGAGAGAATGCagctggagaaggagaaggaggaacTGTCCCGGAGGCTGCAGGAGTCTGCGACCGAG GTGTCCAGACTGGAGGCGCTGGTTCGGCACGGCGAGTCCAGCACGGGTCGCGGCGAGAGGACGGCGGAGGCCCTGGAGGAGGCGCTCGGCACCATCGCAGCGCTCACG GAGGAGCTCGGGcagcagaaacagaaacactgcGCTGAGCTGTCGGCCCTGAAAAAAACGATGGAGGAACAGGAGAAAGCAGGGAGCCAGGCGGACGTGAACTGCGGAGACAAGATCAG GCTGGAGTGCGAGCGGCTGTGCGAGGGGCTGCGCACAGAGCGCGCCGGCTGGGAGCTCTCGCCCCTCGGACGGGTGCAGCGTGACAAGGAAGCCGAACTCAAGGAGATCAACGAGAGATGGCAGAAGAGACTGCGAGAGCCGCAGACGCAG CTGGAGGGACAGCCGCTGGAGTGCGGAAAGGACAGAGGCCACAAAGAGGAAGTCCTGAGTgaagacagggacagggacagccGGAAGCAGGAACTGGAGGAGACGGGAAAAGCAAACCAGAGTCGGAGTTTGCAGCTGGAAAGCGCCCATCCAGGGAAGCAGAACAACTCAGAAAACCAG GAGGCGGAGGAGCGAAAGCTGCGGCCCCGCGACGAGGCGCTGAGGGCCGAGAGGCACGCCCACCAGCTGGCgctgcgggcgctgcaggagaGGGCGCAGGAGGAGCTGCAGGCCGAGCGACAGCGGCAGCAGGCGCAGCAGAAGAGCCTTCTGG aaaGGCAGAAAGCCGAGCTGACTCAGCAGCACGCGGGCTGGTGTCGACAGCTGGCCCAGAGACACATGAAGCAGATCGAGGAGCTGCAGGGGGAGCTGAAGACCCACACCGAGCTCATGGCCCTGCAGCAG GACTTCAAGCAGCAGAGCCAGGTCCAGGCCTTCGCGAGGCAGCTGGAGGAGACTCGGGGTGAGCTGTCAGCCCTGAGGAAGGAGAACGCCGAGCTGACGGAGCAGCTGGACTCCCTGAGCTCGGCGCTGGAGCTAAAGACCCAGGAGGTCCAACGGCTGCAGGACtcggagcagcagcagcggag GTCGTGGGAGGAGGAGGTGTTGGCCAGACACTGCCTGGAGGCCGAGTGTGTGAACCGGGAGCACCGGCAGGAGATCCACACCATCGTGTCGGACTTCAGCAGCGCTCAGACCCGCCTGCAAGCCCGCATCGCTGCCCTGGAAGCCGA GTTAAAGGAAAAAGAGGAGAAATCCAAGAGGCGAGAATCCAGAATGGAGGACTTGCACATCATTGGGAAACTCCAGGACAAGCTGAGTGAGCGAGAGCACGTTATTAAGAGGCTTTTG GAGGAACGCAGATGTCACCCGCCGGCCCAGGGGACCAGCGATGCCGCCGCCGTCAAGTGCTACGAAAACAGACCTCTTCCAGGGAGCCTAACTCCGACTCTGAAG AAGAAGAGGATGGAGGAGATGCCCCCTCGTGTCACCAGCGTCCCCAACCTCAGCTCCTACGAGAGGAGCTTCCTGGGCTGCGAAGGGGCCCCGGGTGCCCGGTCCCCCCAGGCCACCAAGTCTCCCAGCTTCGAGCACGGGCGCTGCGTGTCCCGGATGAGCAACCCCCCCACGCCGGCTGCGGACCCCAATCCAGGCATGAG GAGCCCAGCGGAGCCGAAGTTCCTCCAACAGGGCGCCGAAGCTCCGGATCCTCAGCGGCAAGAGTGGTTCACCAAATACTTCTCCTTCTGA